In one window of Verrucomicrobiia bacterium DNA:
- the cadA gene encoding cadmium-translocating P-type ATPase — protein sequence MSASSPRPTDSSPEEIEKVLATKQGVVSAHVDVPGEKVELDYDPKVISDAEVEALINHVAPAVQKHFKKYIMRLTGRAAEATAMRLEDKAKKIPGIKRATATFLGGVMNVTYDTSILQPSEVIEKVKKIGAPVKPYEFLITEEKVWWKKIFHRENVEIFFTFGTLISLGLGWLALRIGWSSLAQSVCYVLAYVFGGYFGIQASWQSLKEKTVNVDLLMLLAALGAAYVGAPLEGAVLLFLFSFSNVLQGYAMDRTRKAIQSLMQLRPETALVRRNGKTEVLPIESLQIGDRVIVRPGESVPLDGEIVEGSSDFDESSLTGESMPVYKEMGQHVFAGSINQTGAIEFRVTRLAKDSTLARLIQLVEEAQSERAKTQRFLDKAEQFYALGVIAFTIALIVIPTLVLKENFSSTFYRAMTVMVVASPCALIISTPASILSAIGCAARKGVLFKGGAHLERCAEIKIVALDKTGTLTEGKPRVTDVATIGKTLNFPGAKSCDEVRLLSLAASVEAKSEHPLGQAILKEAQSRSLQLFEATHFQSISGKGANATVNGERIAVGSPRFFEQFHCPEREVALKEVARFQDEGKTAVLVGKISEDGAVASLLGAIAIADVLREDAPKVVQQLKALGIKQVVMVTGDNPRVAAAIARQAGVDEFYADLLPQDKVLVLRDLRKLGEVAMVGDGVNDAPALASASIGVAMGAAGTDVAMETADVVLMSDNLKNIPFAIQLSRQAKKIVYQNLTFALGVIVVLVISALGFQLPLPLGVVGHEGSTVLVCLNGLRLLAFRVKD from the coding sequence ATGAGTGCATCATCTCCTCGTCCGACCGATTCTTCTCCGGAAGAAATTGAGAAAGTGCTTGCGACCAAACAAGGTGTGGTGAGCGCGCACGTGGATGTGCCAGGCGAAAAAGTGGAATTGGATTATGATCCTAAAGTGATTTCGGATGCGGAAGTAGAAGCGCTCATTAATCATGTGGCTCCTGCTGTCCAAAAACATTTTAAAAAATATATCATGCGCTTGACTGGTAGGGCCGCTGAAGCCACAGCGATGCGTTTGGAAGATAAAGCCAAAAAAATTCCTGGCATCAAACGCGCTACAGCGACTTTCTTGGGAGGTGTCATGAATGTGACTTATGACACTTCGATTTTGCAACCTTCGGAAGTGATTGAAAAGGTTAAAAAAATTGGCGCGCCGGTTAAGCCATATGAATTTTTAATTACGGAAGAAAAAGTTTGGTGGAAAAAAATTTTCCATCGCGAAAATGTAGAAATTTTTTTCACCTTTGGCACTTTGATTTCATTAGGTTTGGGATGGCTTGCTCTGCGAATCGGCTGGTCTTCCTTGGCGCAAAGCGTGTGTTATGTGTTGGCCTATGTGTTTGGCGGTTATTTTGGAATTCAAGCGAGTTGGCAGTCGTTAAAAGAAAAAACGGTTAACGTCGATTTGCTCATGCTTTTGGCGGCGTTGGGCGCGGCTTATGTTGGAGCGCCTCTGGAAGGTGCTGTTCTACTTTTTTTATTTTCTTTTTCCAATGTGTTGCAGGGTTACGCCATGGATCGCACGCGCAAAGCGATTCAATCGTTGATGCAACTTCGGCCTGAAACAGCTTTGGTTCGTCGCAATGGGAAAACGGAAGTGTTGCCTATTGAATCTTTACAGATAGGAGATCGCGTGATTGTTCGGCCCGGAGAAAGTGTTCCTTTGGACGGCGAGATTGTTGAAGGGTCAAGCGACTTTGATGAATCTTCGCTCACGGGCGAGTCGATGCCAGTTTATAAGGAAATGGGGCAGCACGTTTTTGCAGGTTCGATTAATCAAACCGGAGCGATTGAGTTTCGTGTTACACGTTTAGCTAAAGATTCGACTCTGGCCCGTTTAATTCAACTGGTTGAAGAAGCGCAAAGTGAACGAGCTAAAACGCAACGGTTTTTAGATAAGGCGGAACAATTTTATGCGTTAGGCGTGATTGCCTTTACCATCGCTTTGATTGTGATTCCAACATTGGTATTGAAAGAGAATTTTTCTTCCACTTTTTATCGCGCGATGACGGTGATGGTAGTGGCTTCACCTTGTGCTTTGATTATTAGCACACCAGCGTCGATTTTGTCAGCGATCGGGTGCGCAGCAAGAAAAGGAGTTTTATTCAAAGGTGGCGCACATTTGGAACGCTGTGCGGAAATTAAAATTGTGGCTTTGGATAAGACGGGCACGTTAACGGAAGGCAAACCGCGTGTTACCGATGTGGCGACAATCGGAAAAACCTTGAATTTTCCCGGTGCAAAAAGTTGCGATGAAGTGCGATTGTTGTCTCTGGCGGCTTCTGTGGAAGCGAAATCGGAACATCCTTTGGGCCAAGCCATTCTCAAGGAAGCACAAAGTCGATCTTTGCAATTATTTGAAGCAACCCATTTTCAATCCATTTCTGGAAAGGGCGCGAATGCCACAGTGAATGGGGAACGTATTGCTGTGGGAAGTCCACGATTTTTTGAGCAGTTTCATTGTCCGGAACGTGAGGTAGCTTTAAAAGAAGTAGCGCGTTTTCAAGATGAAGGAAAAACGGCAGTGTTGGTGGGGAAAATTTCTGAAGATGGCGCAGTGGCTTCTTTGTTGGGTGCGATAGCGATTGCAGATGTTTTGCGCGAAGACGCGCCCAAAGTGGTGCAACAATTAAAAGCCTTGGGCATTAAACAAGTAGTGATGGTAACGGGGGATAATCCACGCGTTGCGGCAGCGATTGCGCGTCAGGCGGGAGTGGATGAATTTTACGCAGATCTTTTGCCGCAAGATAAAGTTTTGGTTTTGCGTGATCTCAGAAAGTTGGGTGAGGTGGCGATGGTTGGTGATGGAGTTAATGACGCACCAGCTCTAGCATCGGCTTCGATTGGTGTCGCAATGGGCGCTGCGGGAACGGATGTGGCGATGGAAACTGCGGATGTGGTTTTGATGAGCGACAATTTAAAAAATATACCTTTTGCTATTCAATTGAGTCGTCAGGCTAAAAAAATTGTATATCAAAACCTCACTTTTGCGTTGGGTGTTATTGTTGTTCTCGTTATTTCTGCACTAGGTTTTCAACTGCCTTTGCCTTTGGGAGTGGTTGGGCATGAAGGAAGCACGGTTTTAGTTTGTTTAAATGGCCTGCGTTTGCTTGCGTTTCGGGTGAAAGATTAA
- a CDS encoding beta-lactamase family protein: MKQWDKIFLLIEEGITNQWHSGAQVYISYRGETVVDFAVGERSEGMALQSQDKMLWLSSGKPILAVAIAQLWEKGKMDWDEPIAKSWPEFGQGGKESLTVRHLLMHTGGMRGTDLIAFENLSWAQVLEKICHTPREPNWIAGEKAGYHRSGSWIILAELLQRVVNQNWQDYIRENIFLPAGMFHSHMGLSRQELEREKVGEMFDTSLQPPQIHANHSVEKMALSYKPGSNALGPIRELGFFYQALIQNKILKKETLDYLIARHRKGMWDHTFRQNMDWGLGFMLNAIEADFVDKPYHFGRYASEKAFGHAGAQSSFGFVDPAYDLIVSWVFNGMPGEKVHHERTTKMNEAIYQDLSLDKK; the protein is encoded by the coding sequence TTGAAACAGTGGGATAAAATTTTTTTATTGATCGAGGAAGGCATTACTAATCAATGGCATTCTGGCGCTCAGGTTTATATTTCTTACCGCGGAGAAACGGTTGTGGATTTTGCGGTGGGCGAGCGAAGTGAAGGGATGGCTTTGCAATCGCAAGACAAGATGTTGTGGTTGTCATCGGGCAAGCCGATTCTGGCGGTTGCGATAGCGCAGTTGTGGGAAAAAGGAAAAATGGATTGGGATGAGCCGATTGCGAAAAGTTGGCCAGAGTTTGGACAAGGGGGCAAAGAATCTTTAACAGTGCGCCATTTGTTGATGCATACTGGAGGAATGCGTGGGACGGATTTAATCGCATTTGAAAATTTATCGTGGGCGCAGGTGTTGGAAAAAATTTGTCACACTCCGCGTGAGCCTAATTGGATTGCTGGCGAGAAGGCGGGCTATCATCGTTCGGGAAGTTGGATAATTTTAGCTGAGTTATTGCAACGCGTGGTGAATCAAAACTGGCAAGATTATATTCGAGAAAATATTTTTTTGCCGGCAGGAATGTTTCATAGTCATATGGGTTTATCTCGACAAGAATTGGAGAGGGAAAAAGTGGGTGAGATGTTTGATACCAGTTTGCAACCGCCTCAGATTCATGCCAATCATTCTGTTGAGAAAATGGCGTTGAGCTATAAGCCGGGCAGCAACGCATTGGGACCGATTCGAGAACTGGGATTTTTCTACCAAGCTTTGATACAAAATAAAATTTTGAAAAAGGAAACTTTGGATTATTTGATCGCTCGACATCGGAAGGGAATGTGGGATCATACGTTTCGACAAAATATGGATTGGGGATTAGGTTTTATGCTGAACGCGATTGAAGCCGATTTTGTGGACAAACCTTATCATTTTGGTCGTTACGCTTCAGAAAAAGCGTTTGGTCATGCTGGTGCGCAATCTTCTTTTGGATTTGTGGATCCGGCTTATGATTTAATCGTAAGTTGGGTTTTTAACGGAATGCCTGGCGAAAAAGTGCATCATGAACGAACCACAAAAATGAATGAAGCAATTTATCAGGATTTAAGTTTAGATAAAAAATGA
- a CDS encoding Fic family protein, giving the protein MKPFVTQKLPIQKLDWEKLLPWITQATGSLAEYKGALYRLPHVEVLLAPLMSQEAVLSSQIEGTHATLSEVFKFEAGDEAVSETKRNDIQEILNYRSALQAAKEKMKTHPFSLNLLLHLHGILLDSVRGYNKNRGNFRKTQNWIGRPGSTLENAHFVPPEAHLLPEYLDNWEKYYHADERDVLVQLATLHAQFELLHPFLDGNGRLGRILIPLFLYEKKILPQPLFYLSDYLEIHRETYMDRLHQLGQTNQWEDWVVFFMKAIAHQSKKNLKTIYQIVDLYESLKERVLNLTRSRWAIPMLDQIFKQPIFQSRIFRRGSHAPSAQSISVLLNLLIQENILKILKKGKGGRSGNVFVLSPLIDLYESRSE; this is encoded by the coding sequence ATGAAACCTTTTGTTACTCAAAAGCTTCCGATTCAAAAGTTGGATTGGGAAAAATTATTGCCTTGGATCACCCAAGCGACAGGGTCTCTTGCTGAATATAAGGGCGCCCTTTATCGCTTGCCGCATGTCGAAGTTTTATTGGCCCCTTTGATGAGTCAGGAAGCGGTGCTTTCTTCTCAAATTGAAGGCACTCATGCGACTTTGAGTGAAGTGTTTAAGTTTGAAGCTGGGGATGAGGCAGTTAGTGAAACCAAACGAAATGATATTCAGGAAATTTTAAATTATCGATCGGCTTTGCAAGCGGCTAAAGAAAAAATGAAAACGCATCCTTTTTCTTTGAATTTATTATTACACTTGCATGGAATTCTTTTGGACAGTGTAAGAGGATATAACAAAAATCGGGGAAATTTTCGTAAAACACAAAATTGGATTGGTCGACCGGGAAGCACTTTAGAAAATGCGCATTTTGTTCCACCCGAAGCTCATTTATTGCCCGAGTATTTAGATAATTGGGAAAAATATTATCATGCTGACGAGCGCGATGTGCTAGTGCAATTGGCTACACTTCATGCGCAGTTTGAGTTGCTGCATCCTTTTTTGGATGGTAATGGACGGTTAGGGCGCATTCTCATTCCTTTGTTTTTGTATGAAAAGAAAATTTTGCCCCAACCACTTTTTTATCTTTCTGATTATTTAGAAATTCATCGTGAAACTTATATGGATCGGCTTCATCAACTAGGTCAAACGAATCAATGGGAGGATTGGGTTGTTTTTTTTATGAAAGCGATAGCTCATCAATCCAAAAAGAATTTAAAAACAATTTATCAAATCGTAGATCTTTATGAGAGTTTGAAGGAAAGAGTGTTAAATCTAACACGATCGCGATGGGCGATTCCGATGTTAGACCAAATATTTAAACAACCTATTTTTCAAAGCCGTATTTTTCGTAGAGGAAGTCATGCGCCTAGCGCTCAATCTATTTCAGTTTTGTTAAATCTTCTCATCCAAGAAAATATCTTAAAGATCCTTAAAAAGGGAAAAGGAGGGAGAAGTGGTAATGTTTTTGTTTTGTCTCCGTTAATTGATTTATACGAAAGTAGAAGCGAGTAA
- the lpdA gene encoding dihydrolipoyl dehydrogenase, which produces MANSYQVVVIGGGPGGYVAAIRAAQLGFKTALIEKSKTLGGTCLNIGCIPSKALLASTEHFHFAQHRFAAHGIQSSGFKMEIPTLMKRKEEVVKGLTKGIDFLMKKNKIDRITGFGRLVNGTTIEVDEDGKKSQITSDKIILATGSEPIELPFLKFDGDRVLNSTHALALKEAPKSLLVIGGGAIGLELGLVWSRLGAKVTVVEFLPRIATGFDVEAATLLQRIFTKQGFTFHLETKVTQAKVTKDKVVLDAEQKGKALTLEAEKVLVAVGRRPYLEGLGLEKAGVALTERGRVKVNEHWQTSVPSVYAIGDIIDGPMLAHKAEDEGVAVAEHLAGKPGHVNYDLIPGVIYTSPEVASVGLTEEQAKEKKIEYRVGKFPFMANGRALASDTTDGFAKIIADAKTDRVLGVHIVASNASELIASAVLLMEFGGSSEDLARTIHAHPSMSEAVKEAALGVAGRAIHS; this is translated from the coding sequence ATGGCAAATTCTTATCAAGTTGTGGTCATCGGGGGAGGCCCTGGAGGGTATGTTGCAGCGATTCGCGCGGCACAACTCGGTTTTAAAACGGCGCTCATTGAAAAATCGAAAACTTTAGGCGGCACTTGCTTAAATATTGGATGCATTCCTAGTAAGGCGTTGTTGGCTTCAACGGAGCATTTTCATTTTGCACAACATCGTTTTGCTGCGCATGGCATTCAGAGTTCGGGTTTTAAAATGGAAATCCCTACTTTGATGAAGCGCAAAGAGGAGGTGGTGAAGGGGCTAACGAAGGGGATCGATTTTTTGATGAAGAAAAATAAGATCGATCGAATCACGGGTTTTGGTCGATTGGTGAATGGCACGACGATTGAGGTGGATGAGGATGGAAAAAAATCGCAAATCACTTCGGATAAAATTATTTTGGCTACGGGTAGTGAGCCGATTGAGTTGCCGTTTTTAAAATTTGATGGGGATCGAGTGTTGAATAGCACGCATGCTTTAGCTTTAAAAGAGGCACCCAAGTCTCTATTGGTGATTGGCGGGGGAGCGATTGGTTTGGAGTTGGGTTTAGTGTGGAGTCGCTTGGGTGCGAAAGTCACGGTGGTTGAGTTTTTACCTCGAATTGCAACGGGTTTTGACGTTGAGGCTGCGACTTTATTGCAGCGCATTTTTACTAAGCAAGGATTTACGTTTCATTTGGAAACGAAAGTAACCCAGGCCAAAGTTACTAAAGATAAAGTAGTTTTGGATGCCGAACAAAAGGGCAAAGCGCTGACGCTGGAAGCGGAAAAAGTTTTGGTTGCGGTTGGGCGTCGGCCTTATTTAGAAGGGTTAGGTTTGGAAAAAGCAGGCGTTGCGTTGACGGAAAGAGGGCGGGTGAAAGTGAATGAACATTGGCAAACATCGGTGCCAAGTGTTTATGCAATTGGAGATATTATTGATGGGCCGATGTTGGCGCACAAAGCTGAGGATGAAGGTGTAGCTGTCGCGGAACATTTGGCAGGTAAGCCGGGTCACGTGAATTATGATTTGATTCCAGGCGTGATTTATACATCTCCCGAAGTTGCAAGCGTGGGGTTGACTGAGGAACAGGCGAAAGAGAAAAAAATTGAGTATCGCGTCGGAAAATTTCCTTTTATGGCCAATGGTCGGGCATTGGCAAGCGACACGACGGATGGATTTGCAAAGATTATTGCGGATGCAAAAACGGATCGTGTTTTAGGGGTTCACATTGTGGCTTCTAATGCTTCCGAGCTAATTGCTTCGGCTGTGTTGTTGATGGAGTTTGGTGGTAGTTCAGAAGATTTAGCGCGCACAATTCATGCTCATCCCAGCATGTCTGAAGCAGTTAAAGAAGCGGCTTTGGGGGTGGCGGGTCGAGCGATTCATTCTTAG